In Bacteroidetes Order II. bacterium, the DNA window AAGCTGAAATTCCAAGATTTCCAAATCATCTCCCGAAGTAAATCAGTTGTATGGCCCATCTCAGCACGCGAACAATTTGAACAAATTGCCCTTAATTTACTCTGGAACTTTTTGCCGCCCCCCAAAGGAATTCGACTTATCGGTATTGGGCTTTCTAACTTAGACACGGAAGACCATTTAGCGGGCAAACAACTCATGCTCCCTTTCGAAAATGGAGGACTGATCGAACCGACGAATCCGCATATGTAATACATGCACCGGAAATTAATATTTCCTAAAACACCTGCGGCACCTGTTTTGGCCCGATTGTGGCATATTGTTTATCTATGAACGCATGATAAAGCCTTAATATCCATAAATTCAAGTGCCCAGCGCTAACTTGCCAACCCACAAACTGGTTTATCGTAGAGGATGGCAAGATTTTTGCATAGGTTTTAGGGTTCATCCCGCCCTTATTTGAATACACCATATTCATTGATGGCAAGTGTTTAAGGTCAACCATTGAGAGCTTTATGGTTACTCGTATCAAAAATAAACCAGTTTTCGTCTGGATTTGATACAACCAAAACAACCAATTAACGGTTTAGGTATCGAATATAGATTCATCTGCAAGAACCAATTGAATGTGACCTACCTTGTAAACCTTCCAGACTGGACCAGCCCATTTCAAGACGATGTCCTGACAAACACCGAGGATCAACGTGTCTCTGATTCGGTGGTGGCGCAATTGGATGAAACAGGACGGGTACTGATGGTGAATCTCAAAGCCGAAACCGAGTGGGGCCTGACCAAGGGGATGAGGGTTCCGCGAGCCTTTATGTACACGTTGCGCACCCAAGTCCCAGACGAACAGGGTGTTTATGTGGTGGAATCTTCTCTCGGACAACTCCATGTATTGCACCTACAACAACAAGGTGGCTGGTTATTGATGAGCAAGCCCGCTTTATTGGCAGAAAACGGCATCCCAGAAAGTCCCTCTGCCTTTAAAGCACTCATTGAAAAAGTGCCGATTTTTATTCTGCATATGAATGCAGATGGAACCGTGCTCCAGGCCAATACAGAATCCGAACGCATCACAGGATATACCGCCTTAGAAACCCAGAATAGACCTTTCTTACTTGAAATATTACACCCCGAAGACCGTTGGAAGTTTACCAAAGCATTGCGGGAGGTGCGAGACGCGGGAAAAATAACCTTTGGTGCGCGGTTTCAGCGAAAACACGAAAACGAGGAAACCCGTTTTGCCGAGATCCATTTATATCTGGCCGCACGCGAAACCATTGGCGAGGTAGAAGCGGTTATTTTTGATGTGACGGATCAGTCGGAGGTGGATGCAGATCTTTTCCTGAGTGAATCGCTCTATCGGGTCTTTTTAGAACAAACCCCAACAGGGGTGATCCATCTGGATGAAATAGGCATTGTAACGTTCGAGAACCATCGCTTTCGGCAGTTGGTGGGAGAATCTCCAGAGGCCGCTTGGATCGGCCAGAACATCTACGCCCTAAGACCTTTTGGCGCCGAGGTAGAAGACCACATCCGTCAGATGTTGCGTACCGGAACCGAGTTCGGGAACGTAGAAGTCCGTCTCCAGATATTGCGCCAAACCGGGGAACAATTCCTAACAGTACATGGTGCGCCCATTCACCATCCCAGCGGAGACATTGTGGGAGGGGTTCTGCTTGTGGAAGACATTACCCATCGGAAACAACAGGAAATCCTTAGAGACCGCCAAAAATCCTATGTGCAAGCTGAGGCGGCCTTACGTGAAGCCTTATTCGACCATGAAAGCCAGACCTCCTTCTTGGAACGTGCCGTGGAAATTTTGGCTCAGGCTACGGCAGCCGATCGGGTGACGGTTTTTCTACGGGCCGATCAGGACAACCATTACCATGCCCATGCCGTTTGGCCATCCGACGGGCACGAACCCCTGCCATTTGAGTCGTTGAATGCAGCCGATTTTCCTATCCTGATGCGTACCCTCATTGACCGAGAAGTCCTGCACCTCAATCGCTCGCACCCTTTAACCCCCGATGCCGTTCTGTTACTTAACCGTTCCGGCATGTTAGAGGCCATTTGGGAGCCATTCTTCGAAAATGGACGCCCCTTTGGCTTTGTGGCCTTCGAAGTCCATCATACATCTGATATCCGCCGAACTTGGGATGCCACCGAACGATCCTTTGTCGAAAAACTGACCCACACTTTCGAAGCCCTTTGGGGACGTATTACTGCCGAAGTACGGTATAACCAAACGGTTGCCGCCATAGACGAATGCCTATTTAATTTCGAGTTTTCCCCCGACGACAGCCGGTCATATACTTTTATTACCCCACAAATTGATAAACTGATTGGTTATCCACCCGAACTATTGATGAATCGAGAAAAAGGACGGGTGGACTGGCTACGACAAATTGTAAATCCTGCAGACCGTGTAGAGGTCGCCGCCCACGATCAGTGTCTTCGTAGCGGCATCGGAAGTGAAGTAACTTATCGGGTTTTACACCGAGACGGTTCTCTTCGCTGGCTGCGCGAATCAGCAAGCCCACATCGAGACTCCTCGCGACGGGTAACGGTTGGAGGTATTCTAATAGATGTGACCGAACAAAAAACGGCAGAGAGCGACCTGATCAACGCAAAACGCGCCGCAGAAAGTGCCAATGAACTTAAGAGTGCCTTTCTGGCCACCATGAGCCATGAAATCCGTACACCGCTTGGCGCAGTAAATGGCTTTGCAGAACTTCTTGCTCGCGAACTGGCGGAGGTAGAAGAAAAAACCAAACGTCCCATGCCCGCACAGGTGACAGAGTTCGTGATTGCCATCCGCGAAAATTCCCAACGCCTGCTCACATTGGTAAACGACTTGTTCGACTTATCGAACCTCGAAATCGGGGTCATGTCCATCCGCCACATCTCCGTCCCCCTCCACGAAGTTGTGCTCAAGGCTACCAGCAAGGCTGCCGTAGCCCTGTCTCAAAAAGGCGTAGAATTAAAGTTGAACCTTGCCCAGCAAGAACCTGTGGTTATTGGAGATCCCCAACGGATCCAACAGGTTTTGGAAAACTTATTGGAAAACGCCGCTAAGTTTACGGAACAAGGGTCGGTAACCGTTACATCTTCAAAATTCGATACAGAGGTTGCGATCGAAATTATGGATACAGGTGTTGGCATGAGTGAGGAATACGCGGCTCACCTTTTCACCCCGTTTATGCAGGAAGACCGTCGGCTCAATAGGCGTTTTAAAGGAACAGGGCTTGGCCTTGCATTGGTGAAGCGGATTTTGGAGTTGATGGATGGCCGGGTAGAGGTTGAAAGTGAAAAAGGAAAAGGTTCAACCTTCCGAATCTGGCTCCCGCTTGCACAGCCAGCCACATAACCAAACAGGCGCCCAAAACCGAACGCCTGTCGCATTTAAAAACAGATTGAAAGATCAGAACTTTAATCTCAAGCCAATCACTGCACCCAAGCCGCCTATATTAATATAGGATTTAAGTTCATTACCTGCTTTTGTGGCATCAAAACCTGCGTGCCCTACTACATTCGAGGATTCAGTAATTTCGTCTTGATAGACCACATTTTTTGCATAATAAGGAAGTTGGTCTAAAGTGACTGGAATTTTTGTGCCACTGGCCAGTGTTCCGGTTGCCGAAAAAGCTGTCATTTCTTTAGACTTTGAACTAACAGGTGTATTTCGGTATTCTAATTCCGCTGTGAGGCCAAACCTATCACCAAACGGAATATCCAATCCCAAACCACCAATAAAACCAAGAGTTGGATTGGGCTGGACCTTCTCCGTTCGTGTTAATTCAGCCGACTTAAACAGGGGATTAACTGTTACGGCCACGCTGC includes these proteins:
- a CDS encoding PAS domain S-box protein codes for the protein MTYLVNLPDWTSPFQDDVLTNTEDQRVSDSVVAQLDETGRVLMVNLKAETEWGLTKGMRVPRAFMYTLRTQVPDEQGVYVVESSLGQLHVLHLQQQGGWLLMSKPALLAENGIPESPSAFKALIEKVPIFILHMNADGTVLQANTESERITGYTALETQNRPFLLEILHPEDRWKFTKALREVRDAGKITFGARFQRKHENEETRFAEIHLYLAARETIGEVEAVIFDVTDQSEVDADLFLSESLYRVFLEQTPTGVIHLDEIGIVTFENHRFRQLVGESPEAAWIGQNIYALRPFGAEVEDHIRQMLRTGTEFGNVEVRLQILRQTGEQFLTVHGAPIHHPSGDIVGGVLLVEDITHRKQQEILRDRQKSYVQAEAALREALFDHESQTSFLERAVEILAQATAADRVTVFLRADQDNHYHAHAVWPSDGHEPLPFESLNAADFPILMRTLIDREVLHLNRSHPLTPDAVLLLNRSGMLEAIWEPFFENGRPFGFVAFEVHHTSDIRRTWDATERSFVEKLTHTFEALWGRITAEVRYNQTVAAIDECLFNFEFSPDDSRSYTFITPQIDKLIGYPPELLMNREKGRVDWLRQIVNPADRVEVAAHDQCLRSGIGSEVTYRVLHRDGSLRWLRESASPHRDSSRRVTVGGILIDVTEQKTAESDLINAKRAAESANELKSAFLATMSHEIRTPLGAVNGFAELLARELAEVEEKTKRPMPAQVTEFVIAIRENSQRLLTLVNDLFDLSNLEIGVMSIRHISVPLHEVVLKATSKAAVALSQKGVELKLNLAQQEPVVIGDPQRIQQVLENLLENAAKFTEQGSVTVTSSKFDTEVAIEIMDTGVGMSEEYAAHLFTPFMQEDRRLNRRFKGTGLGLALVKRILELMDGRVEVESEKGKGSTFRIWLPLAQPAT